The Juglans regia cultivar Chandler chromosome 2, Walnut 2.0, whole genome shotgun sequence genome includes a window with the following:
- the LOC109012593 gene encoding protein IQ-DOMAIN 1-like, translating to MGSGDWFRSLISIKRVKEDRSKQAKVHSTTDKPNGSKSKDHSHNESSSSSNDRPIENLPDVPPVPVKEDIAATRIQTAFRAYMVRKKVCHLKKGTVRYQSLIQDQTVTQQASTALSHIHLWSRIQDQIRARRLRMVTEGRLRQKKSENQLKFEAKLHELEVEWCGGSETMEEILSRIRQREEAAIKRERAMAYAFSHQWRANSSQYLGQASYSLGKENWGWSWMERWIAARPWEIRVHSNSADSNKAQAKQSTLNKVANQPEKKISVSVKPAFSNEKGTTKAKDLVQPTTEK from the exons ATGGGTTCAGGAGACTGGTTTAGGTCATTGATTAGCATAAAAAGAGTGAAGGAAGATAGATCAAAGCAAGcaaag gTACACTCAACTACTGATAAACCAAATGGATCAAAGTCGAAGGATCATTCTCATAACGAGTCAAGTAGCTCCTCTAATGATCGTCCCATTGAAAATCTTCCTGATGTTCCTCCAGTTCCAGTCAAAGAAGATATAGCTGCAACTCGGATTCAAACTGCATTTCGGgcatatatg GTAAGAAAAAAAGTGTGCCATCTAAAGAAGGGGACGGTGAGATATCAGAGCTTGATTCAGGATCAGACTGTCACGCAGCAAGCATCAACTGCATTGAGCCATATCCATTTATGGAGTAGGATACAAGACCAAATCAGAGCTCGCCGACTCCGAATGGTAACAGAAGGCCGACTTAGGCAAAAGAAGTCGGAAAATCAGTTGAAATTCGAAGCCAAGCTTCATGAGCTAGAG GTGGAGTGGTGCGGTGGCTCTGAAACCATGGAGGAAATCCTTTCCAGGATCCGACAGAGAGAAGAAGCAGCAATTAAGCGGGAGCGAGCCATGGCATATGCCTTCTCTCATCAG TGGAGGGCCAACTCTAGCCAATATCTTGGCCAGGCTTCCTACAGTCTTGGCAAAGAAAACTGGGGTTGGAGCTGGATGGAGCGTTGGATAGCTGCTCGCCCTTGGGAGATCCGGGTTCACTCAAATTCTGCAGATTCAAACAAAGCGCAGGCCAAGCAAAGCACACTAAACAAAGTGGCAAACCagccagagaagaaaatatcagTTTCAGTGAAACCGGCATTTTCGAATGAGAAAGGAACCACAAAAGCAAAAGACTTAGTGCAGCCAACCACCGAGAAATAA
- the LOC109012609 gene encoding (-)-germacrene D synthase-like, with the protein MSFPISAVPSSTQIEASGKLVGRNLAHFSPSVWGSHFLSYASDSNVLDADDDHKIMQQVQELKDEVKRMLIISPGSTDQTLSEKLDLIDAIQHLGVSYHFESEIDEILQKAHKINPPCFNNINIMDHAADDQLKLYTISLWFRLLRQQGYDVSCDIFNEFKDDKGSFKASLISDVKGMLSLYEAAHLGINGEDILDEALAFTTTHLELAVNHIRPQLAKKVKHALNRPIRKALPRLEGLYYISIYKEEDSYSETLLKFAKLDFNVLQSQHQKEIGGITRCWKNLDFTANLPYARDRIVEGYFWTMGVFFEPQYSLARRIMTKVIGMTSILDDTYDAYGSYAELKLFTEAIERWDVSAIDILPEYMKLIYKALLDVYDEIEAETAKDGRPFCVHYAKESMKKLIQAYFIEAKWCNEGYAPTMEEYMSNAMTTSAYQMLAPTSFLGMGNIADEEVFKWVFNDPKILRASTIICRLMDDIKSHKFEQSRAHAVSAVECYMKQYGVSAEEEVYKLLGKEIVNAWKDINEELLMNRTADHHVPMPILERVLNLARVIDLVYEDGDAYTDSNMMKDYIASLLVNPLVLQ; encoded by the exons ATGTCATTCCCAATTTCAGCAGTTCCTTCTTCAACCCAAATTGAAGCCTCTGGAAAATTAGTGGGTCGTAACTTGGCGCATTTTAGTCCCAGCGTATGGGGTTCTCATTTCCTATCTTATGCTTCTGATTCCAACGTACTG GACGCAGATGATGATCATAAAATCATGCAACAAGTTCAAGAGTTGAAGGACGAGGTGAAGAGGATGCTAATTATATCTCCCGGTAGTACCGATCAAACGCTTTCAGAAAAGCTGGATTTGATTGATGCAATTCAGCACTTGGGTGTTTCATACCATTTTGAAAGTGAGATCGACGAAATACTGCAAAAAGCGCACAAGATCAACCCTCCTTGCTTTAATAACATCAATATTATGGATCATGCTGCAGATGACCAGCTTAAACTTTACACCATTTCCCTTTGGTTTCGATTGCTTAGACAACAAGGTTATGACGTTTCATGCG ACATTTTTAACGAGTTCAAAGATGACAAAGGTAGCTTTAAGGCATCCTTAATTTCTGATGTGAAGGGCATGCTGAGTTTATACGAGGCTGCCCATCTTGGCATAAATGGAGAAGACATTCTAGACGAAGCCCTTGCTTTCACTACCACTCATCTTGAGTTAGCTGTGAATCATATAAGACCCCAATTGGCAAAGAAAGTAAAGCATGCTCTGAACCGGCCCATCCGCAAAGCGTTGCCGAGGTTAGAGGGATTATACTACATCTCTATCTACAAAGAAGAAGATTCATACAGCGAAACTCTGCTCAAGTTTGCCAAGTTAGATTTTAACGTATTACAATCACAACATCAGAAGGAAATAGGCGGTATTACAAG ATGTTGGAAAAATTTGGACTTCACTGCAAACCTGCCTTATGCGAGGGATCGAATTGTAGAGGGCTATTTTTGGACAATGGGCGTGTTCTTTGAACCCCAATATTCTCTTGCAAGAAGGATTATGACCAAAGTAATAGGCATGACATCGATTTTAGATGATACCTACGACGCCTATGGTTCATATGCAGAACTCAAGCTCTTTACAGAAGCAATTGAAAG ATGGGACGTTAGCGCCATAGATATACTTCCCGAGTATATGAAGCTAATTTATAAGGCACTGCTAGATGTTTACGATGAAATTGAAGCAGAGACTGCGAAAGACGGTAGACCATTCTGTGTGCATTATGCGAAGGAATCA ATGAAAAAACTAATCCAAGCTTACTTTATCGAAGCCAAGTGGTGCAACGAAGGCTATGCTCCAACAATGGAGGAATACATGTCTAATGCCATGACGACGTCAGCATATCAAATGCTAGCCCCAACTTCCTTTCTTGGCATGGGAAATATTGCAGACGAAGAGGTCTTTAAATGGGTATTCAATGACCCTAAAATTCTGAGAGCTTCAACAATCATTTGCAGACTCATGGATGACATTAAGTCACATAAG TTTGAGCAAAGCAGAGCACATGCTGTGTCAGCGGTTGAATGCTACATGAAGCAGTACGGTGTTTCGGCAGAGGAAGAGGTATACAAATTGTTGGGGAAAGAAATCGTAAATGCATGGAAAGATATCAATGAAGAGTTACTCATGAACCGGACTGCAGATCATCATGTCCCGATGCCCATCCTTGAACGTGTTCTGAATCTTGCTCGTGTAATAGATTTGGTATACGAGGATGGCGATGCGTATACTGATTCTAAtatgatgaaagattatattGCCTCCTTGCTCGTAAATCCTCTTGTGCTACAGTGA